The genomic segment CGTTGCCGAGCAGGTTCAGCCAGACCTGGCGGATCATGTTCTCGTCGCCCACCACGATCGGCAGCGGCGCAATGCTCCACTCCACCTGGTGCGCGTGGCCGCTGTTTTCGGCCTCGGCCTGCAGGTTGGAATCGAGCATGGCGCGGGTATCGGCCACCAGCGACTGCATGTCCACCGCCTGCTGGCGCATCGCCACGCGGCCCAGCCGCGAGTAGACCAGCAGGTCGTCGATCAGCGCCGCCATGCGCCGTGCCGAGCTGGAGATCACCCCCAGGTAGTGGCGGCTCTTGTCATCGGCCTGCTCACCCAGATGGCGTGACAGCTTGTCCGAGAATCCGGCGACATGGCGCAGCGGCGCGCGCAGGTCGTGCGAGACCGAATAGCTGAAGGCCTCCAGTTCGCGGTTGACCTCGGACACCTGCGCGACCTTGCCTTCCAGCTGCCGGTTCAGCTCTTCCACGCGCAGCTGCACGGCACGCTGCACCGTTACGTCGCTGACGGTCATCAATACCACTTCGTCATCGGTATCCGGCAGCGGCATGCGCCGTGCGTTGAGCAGCATGTAGCGCACCATGCCGTCGGCGGCGCGCTGCTCGTGCTCGAAGTCCCACAGTTCGCGGCCGCGCAGCAGCACGTCGGACAGACGCTGGCGCATCACCGGGTCCTGCCAGGCGCCGTCACCGACGGTTTCCAGCAGCAGGCCGTCGGCACGCTCGTCCTCCAGTCCGTACAGTTCGGCAAACGCCGGATTGTGCAGCTGCACGCGCAGTTCACGATCAAGCAGAACAATGGGCTCGCGCACAGTCTGCAGCACCGATGCCGCACGCGCAGCCGAACGCAGCGACTGCCGCTCGGCGTGCAGGCGGCGGCCAATCTGGCGATGCAGCAGCCACAGCACCAGGCCCAGCAGGGCCAGCTGCACCACCAGCGAGCTCCAGGACACAAACTCGGTCTGCCGGCGCTGGCGCGCCGCCTGTTCTGCACGCAGTGCCAGCAGTTCCTGCTCGCTGGCCTGCAATTCCTCGACCAGGCCGCGGATGGGATAGCGCGTGCTCAGATCCTGCACCAGCCCGCGCTGATCGCTGTTGGGTTCGGACCTGGCCAGCTCGCGGGCCAGCGCCATGCGGCCCTCCAGCATCGATTCGATACGACCGATGCGGATCAGCTGGTCGGGATTGTCGCGGGTCATCCGGCCCAGCTCGGCCAGGCGCCCCGGAATCTCGTTGGCGCGCGCCATGCGCTCGCGCAGGCCGGGCGCATCCACGCCCTTGGACAAGGTCAACGCGGCCGATTCGACGTCACGCACGTCCGCCTGCAACTGCTGCAGGGCATTGCCTACGGCCTGGGTATGGTTGACCCAGGCCATCGCCTGTTCGCTGTCCTGCTGCAGTTTGCGCAGGGTCAACCATGGCACCACGATGATCGCGACGGCCGCCAGCGCCAAGGCCGGCAACCGCCAGCGGTCCCAGATGTCGTCACTGAAAACCAGCGCCATAGTTCCTCGTCAGCACGGCCGCGGAGCACCTGCCGGAACCAGCCCGGCTGCGGCGGAACCGGCAATATAGCGCAGGCGGTCACAACTCTGGGATTCAGGGCGCGGCTGGCTGAACGGGTAGGGGGCGTCCCCTTCTTGGTGGAGCCGAGCAGGGCCCGGCTCCAAAGAAACCGCTGGGCGCCCCAGCTGGGGCGCCCACCAGGTTCAGCGCTTGGCAGCGGCGCTGACCTTGAGTGCTGCGGCATCGACGCGGGTCACGCCCTTGATGCCCTTGGCAGTGGTGACCGCCTTGTCCTTCTCGGCCTGGGTCGCCACGGCGCCGCTGAGGCTGACCACGCCGTTCACGGTTTCCACCTTGATTTCAGTGCCCGGAACGTTGCTGCTGGCCAGCAGGTCGGCCTTCACCTTGGTGGTGATCCAGGTATCGGTCACTGGCTCGTTGGAGTCATGGCGATCGGCATGGGTTGCCGGATGGGTGCTGGTCGGCGGGCTCTTCGCGGCCGGGTCCTTGGCGAAGGCGGCCGAGGAGGACAGCGCCAGGCCCAGGGTCAGGGCAGAAGCAATCAGCGTGCGGGTGGTATTGCTCATCGTGTCGTACTCCTTCGGGATGTGCTGCCAGTCTGGACACGCCGCCGTGGAGCAGGCGTGGCGTTGCAGTCATGCCGCTGTGAATCGAAGCGTTTCCAACGGCAACGGTTCAGTTTTGGACGCTGATCGCCGGTCGTTTACCCTGCCCTTTCCCTCTGCCGGAGCTGTGCGATGCGCCCCGACCTGCAACTGGCCCTGATCGGCTACGGCCTCGCCGGCCGGGTCTTCCATGCGCCGCTGATCCAGCACACGCCCGGGCTGGTGCTGCACAGTGTGGTCAGTTCGCAGCGCGACACGCTCCTGCGCACGTTCAGCAACGTGCACGTGCGGGCCACTGCACAGCAGGTCTTCGACGATCCGGCGGTGGATGCGGTGGTGATCGCCACACCCAATGACCAGCACGCGCCGTTGGCGATCGCCGCGTTGGCAGCAGGCAAGCATGTGCTGGTCGACAAGCCGTTCGCGCTCGACGTCACCGAAGCCGAATCAATACTGGCCGCGGCGAACGATGCCGGGCGCATCGCGACCGTGTTCCAGAACCGGCGCTTCGATGCCGACTTCCTCACCCTGCAGGCGCTGTTGGCGGAGGGTGCGCTTGGTGACGTGGCCGAGTGCCATGCGCATTTCGATCGCTACCGGCCGCAGGTGCGCGAGCGCTGGCGCGAACAGGATGGCCCGGGAAGCGGCGTGTGGTACGACCTGGGCCCGCACCTGCTGGACCAGATGCTGGTGCTGTTCGGCTGGCCCGAGGCCATCGACGCCGATCTGGCGGTGCAGCGCGAAGGCGGCAGCGGCATCGATTACTTCCACGCAGTGCTGCACTACCCACGGCATCGCGCGATCGTGCATGCCGGTTCGCTGGTGGCGGCGCCCACACCGCGCTTCACCGTGCATGGCAGCACGGGCAGCTGGATCAAGCACGGCCTGGATGTGCAGGAAGCGCAGCTGCGCCGTGGTGTTGCACCGGGTGCTCCGGGCTGGGGCATCGATCCGCGGCATGGCGAGCTGCTGCGCTGCGATGCCGAGGACAACGTGCAGCGCGGCACCGTCGACAACCTGCCCGGCGATTACCGGCGGC from the Stenotrophomonas maltophilia genome contains:
- a CDS encoding BON domain-containing protein; this encodes MSNTTRTLIASALTLGLALSSSAAFAKDPAAKSPPTSTHPATHADRHDSNEPVTDTWITTKVKADLLASSNVPGTEIKVETVNGVVSLSGAVATQAEKDKAVTTAKGIKGVTRVDAAALKVSAAAKR
- a CDS encoding sensor histidine kinase, translating into MALVFSDDIWDRWRLPALALAAVAIIVVPWLTLRKLQQDSEQAMAWVNHTQAVGNALQQLQADVRDVESAALTLSKGVDAPGLRERMARANEIPGRLAELGRMTRDNPDQLIRIGRIESMLEGRMALARELARSEPNSDQRGLVQDLSTRYPIRGLVEELQASEQELLALRAEQAARQRRQTEFVSWSSLVVQLALLGLVLWLLHRQIGRRLHAERQSLRSAARAASVLQTVREPIVLLDRELRVQLHNPAFAELYGLEDERADGLLLETVGDGAWQDPVMRQRLSDVLLRGRELWDFEHEQRAADGMVRYMLLNARRMPLPDTDDEVVLMTVSDVTVQRAVQLRVEELNRQLEGKVAQVSEVNRELEAFSYSVSHDLRAPLRHVAGFSDKLSRHLGEQADDKSRHYLGVISSSARRMAALIDDLLVYSRLGRVAMRQQAVDMQSLVADTRAMLDSNLQAEAENSGHAHQVEWSIAPLPIVVGDENMIRQVWLNLLGNAVKYSGNREPARIRVDCQQQPDGGHQFTVSDNGAGFDMAYAGKLFGVFQRLHKASDYPGTGIGLASVRRVLTRHGGRIWAEAEPDVGATFHFYLPPAIDADKQGPSA
- a CDS encoding oxidoreductase, which encodes MRPDLQLALIGYGLAGRVFHAPLIQHTPGLVLHSVVSSQRDTLLRTFSNVHVRATAQQVFDDPAVDAVVIATPNDQHAPLAIAALAAGKHVLVDKPFALDVTEAESILAAANDAGRIATVFQNRRFDADFLTLQALLAEGALGDVAECHAHFDRYRPQVRERWREQDGPGSGVWYDLGPHLLDQMLVLFGWPEAIDADLAVQREGGSGIDYFHAVLHYPRHRAIVHAGSLVAAPTPRFTVHGSTGSWIKHGLDVQEAQLRRGVAPGAPGWGIDPRHGELLRCDAEDNVQRGTVDNLPGDYRRLYAQFAAAMHGDGEATVSAAQALQLTRLLQAGMDSAREGRRIALG